One region of Synechococcus elongatus PCC 11801 genomic DNA includes:
- a CDS encoding adenylyltransferase/cytidyltransferase family protein, which translates to MSAVYTLAELQAAIAAEPDRWRPLVLTNGCFDLLHAGHVRYLQAARNLGQSLVIGLNSDASVRGIKPQPEGQPPRPIVPEQERAEVLAALGAVDAVVLFSEPTATELIQALQPEIYAKGGDYRIESLPEAPAVQSYGGAIQLIAVEVPSSTSALIARIRGESADSLIKSSTSR; encoded by the coding sequence ATGAGCGCCGTTTACACCCTGGCAGAACTCCAAGCAGCGATCGCGGCCGAGCCCGATCGCTGGCGACCCTTGGTGCTGACCAATGGCTGCTTTGATCTGCTCCATGCCGGCCATGTTCGTTATTTGCAAGCAGCCCGGAACTTGGGGCAATCGCTGGTGATTGGCCTCAATAGTGATGCTTCCGTGCGGGGCATCAAACCCCAACCCGAGGGTCAACCGCCCCGCCCGATCGTGCCGGAACAGGAGCGAGCGGAAGTCCTAGCCGCCTTGGGTGCCGTCGATGCCGTTGTCCTATTCAGTGAGCCGACCGCGACGGAATTGATTCAGGCTTTGCAGCCCGAAATCTACGCCAAAGGGGGAGACTATAGAATTGAGTCGCTACCCGAAGCGCCTGCAGTCCAGAGCTATGGCGGTGCCATTCAACTGATTGCTGTTGAAGTCCCCAGCTCCACGTCTGCCCTGATTGCGCGAATTCGGGGCGAGTCGGCTGATTCGCTGATCAAATCCAGTACCTCGCGCTGA
- a CDS encoding class I SAM-dependent methyltransferase, producing the protein MAFKRLKNKLKKLQSRFFHHYSKPQNSFEALPFLLDVYQVINNQQPDLDTVQKLGKQLERGLSFREVLNSLISQRSQLPQPEAAVVDLFTTIAAQAYYPWPVPSFIDQPQLNLNQFNQLWEALPRAEFIIGQADYLQVHKTRFWELLNAVKFVVGDCPARLLEFGNSEVSALYPQLIPTITLDLSDRVVADDYIGFTEAKCRQKFKIDQYFSIDLEHIGKAEKLPNPAGYDCVVFTEVLEHLCADPQQIIEFLLSLLKPSGQLILSTPNYFRSENLLQISQGKNPQPYHPGFAGNWDGHYHYREYSAIELDSLIKSAGGTVAWGYYSSCWDGDESRSRSLRGNLVVCVRLNP; encoded by the coding sequence ATGGCATTCAAGCGACTCAAAAATAAACTTAAAAAGCTACAGAGCCGCTTCTTTCATCACTATTCAAAGCCACAAAATTCATTTGAGGCTTTACCATTTCTTTTAGATGTCTATCAAGTAATCAACAATCAGCAGCCTGATCTCGATACTGTTCAAAAACTTGGGAAACAATTGGAACGAGGTCTGAGCTTCCGTGAAGTTCTAAACTCTTTAATCTCTCAACGGTCACAGTTACCTCAACCTGAAGCAGCTGTAGTTGATCTCTTTACCACGATCGCTGCTCAAGCCTACTATCCTTGGCCAGTTCCTTCTTTTATTGACCAACCACAATTAAATCTCAATCAGTTTAATCAACTTTGGGAAGCACTACCACGTGCTGAATTCATTATTGGTCAAGCTGACTATCTACAAGTTCACAAGACTCGATTTTGGGAGTTATTGAATGCTGTTAAATTTGTTGTCGGTGATTGCCCTGCTCGACTCCTAGAGTTTGGCAATTCAGAAGTCTCAGCGCTTTATCCTCAGCTAATACCAACGATCACACTAGATTTGAGCGATCGTGTTGTGGCTGATGACTACATTGGCTTCACAGAAGCAAAGTGCCGGCAGAAGTTCAAAATTGATCAATATTTTTCAATTGATCTTGAACATATTGGGAAAGCAGAAAAGCTACCGAACCCAGCCGGTTATGACTGCGTTGTCTTCACAGAAGTACTGGAGCATCTCTGTGCTGATCCGCAACAGATTATTGAATTTTTACTCTCTCTCCTCAAACCTTCTGGGCAACTCATTCTGAGTACACCCAACTATTTTCGGTCAGAAAATTTGTTGCAAATCAGTCAAGGTAAGAATCCTCAGCCTTACCATCCCGGATTTGCCGGCAATTGGGACGGGCATTATCACTATCGCGAATACAGCGCGATAGAACTGGATTCGCTCATTAAATCTGCTGGTGGCACTGTTGCTTGGGGATATTATTCTAGCTGTTGGGACGGCGATGAAAGTCGATCGCGATCGCTGCGTGGCAATCTAGTTGTTTGTGTTCGACTAAACCCCTAG
- a CDS encoding glycosyltransferase family 4 protein, which translates to MLNSSPLLLVYGLDLEGPVHRGIATYAKAMIRLLADLGYPLHLLTGAGSLPASPLTELALHRHLDHPSVWSRLQLVRAYFKDRLGFEKAIKVPVNLDFSIGDRLNYLQHVQLLRNQRLFYRKLRLQAKLSDQPFKLDTRNYPVVLTSSPLNLRASKNSKLIQVIHDLIPLNYLRHPDEAESFLRRLKSTAEYSDRILCISDSTRQQFLELFPQAESRTETLYQPVSFSATALALANRPDYAQSVLRKYRLESDRYFFFVGAIEPRKNLETLIAAQRIAVIQTQLPLVIGGTADVHTKDYAQSLAQQTRPEDQVIWAGYVSEAEKICLLRHCRSLTLLSWQEGFGIPIIEASLCGRSSLLADIPIFREVMGDAAVYAKPDELLAVADALTQIGQYPAQLTHLRSQVVQQAALFSTQQVKQNLHKVLQSMQ; encoded by the coding sequence ATGCTCAATTCCTCCCCTCTTCTTTTGGTCTACGGACTCGATCTAGAAGGGCCAGTCCATCGGGGAATTGCCACCTATGCTAAAGCGATGATTCGCTTATTAGCAGACTTAGGTTATCCGCTACACTTATTAACTGGTGCTGGCTCACTACCTGCTTCACCTCTTACGGAGTTAGCATTACATCGTCATCTTGATCACCCATCAGTTTGGTCGCGCCTACAACTCGTTCGAGCATATTTTAAAGATCGATTAGGCTTTGAAAAAGCGATCAAAGTTCCTGTTAATTTGGACTTTTCGATCGGCGATCGCCTCAACTACTTACAGCACGTTCAACTGCTACGCAATCAACGCTTGTTCTATCGCAAGCTACGATTACAGGCCAAACTCTCAGACCAGCCATTTAAGCTTGATACTCGTAACTATCCAGTTGTCCTAACCAGTTCGCCGCTCAACCTCAGAGCTTCTAAAAATAGCAAACTTATTCAGGTGATCCATGACTTGATTCCACTGAACTATTTACGTCATCCTGATGAAGCAGAAAGCTTTCTCCGTCGATTGAAAAGTACTGCGGAGTACAGCGATCGTATTCTTTGTATTTCAGATAGTACTCGCCAACAGTTTTTGGAGTTATTCCCTCAAGCTGAATCGCGGACAGAGACGCTTTATCAGCCAGTCAGTTTCTCCGCAACAGCTTTAGCGCTTGCCAATCGACCGGACTATGCCCAGTCGGTGCTTAGAAAATATCGGCTAGAGAGCGATCGCTACTTCTTTTTTGTCGGGGCGATCGAGCCGCGTAAAAATCTCGAGACTTTAATTGCAGCTCAACGGATTGCAGTGATTCAAACTCAGCTGCCGCTGGTGATTGGTGGGACAGCCGATGTTCATACTAAGGACTATGCTCAATCTCTTGCCCAGCAAACACGCCCTGAAGATCAAGTCATTTGGGCGGGTTATGTAAGCGAAGCTGAAAAAATTTGTCTCTTACGCCACTGTCGATCGCTCACCCTCCTCTCTTGGCAAGAAGGCTTTGGTATTCCAATTATTGAAGCTTCACTTTGTGGTCGTTCTAGCCTGCTGGCCGACATTCCTATCTTCCGTGAAGTGATGGGTGATGCTGCCGTCTATGCAAAACCTGACGAGCTGCTAGCAGTGGCAGATGCCCTGACCCAAATTGGGCAATATCCTGCTCAGTTAACTCATCTGCGATCGCAGGTTGTTCAGCAAGCTGCATTATTTTCAACTCAACAGGTTAAGCAGAATCTCCATAAAGTTCTCCAGTCGATGCAATAA
- a CDS encoding HAD-IA family hydrolase: MPALQALIFDVDGTLAETERDGHRIAFNQAFAAAGLDWDWTPELYGELLKITGGKERIRYYLDRWQPEAPEVEDQKAWIASLHAAKNARYHELLHGGQIGLRPGVERLLLEAREAGLTLAIATTTTPENVLTLLRCTLGEESIGWFAAIGAGDVVPAKKPAPDIYTHVLKELQLEPEVCLAFEDTAAGLKSASGADLATFITQGYYSRDHDFTGAIAVLNGLGHEAEPCQVIDGPDYLAPTVRLEALVELHASQA; encoded by the coding sequence ATGCCCGCGCTGCAAGCCCTGATCTTTGATGTCGACGGTACTTTGGCTGAAACCGAGCGGGATGGCCATCGCATCGCCTTCAACCAAGCCTTTGCTGCAGCGGGGCTGGACTGGGATTGGACACCGGAACTTTACGGCGAGCTGCTGAAGATTACCGGTGGTAAAGAACGGATTCGCTATTACCTCGATCGCTGGCAACCGGAAGCGCCTGAGGTTGAGGATCAAAAAGCTTGGATTGCTTCGCTCCACGCTGCCAAAAATGCCCGCTACCACGAGCTGTTGCACGGCGGTCAAATCGGTCTGCGGCCTGGGGTGGAGCGGCTGCTGCTGGAGGCACGGGAGGCTGGCTTGACCCTGGCGATCGCCACAACCACAACCCCAGAGAATGTTCTCACCTTGCTGCGCTGCACCTTGGGTGAGGAGAGCATCGGCTGGTTCGCTGCGATCGGGGCCGGCGATGTGGTGCCCGCCAAAAAACCGGCACCGGACATCTACACCCATGTGCTCAAGGAATTGCAGCTAGAACCTGAAGTTTGCCTCGCCTTTGAAGACACCGCGGCAGGTCTGAAGTCCGCTTCTGGTGCAGATCTAGCAACCTTCATCACACAGGGCTACTACAGCCGCGACCATGACTTTACGGGCGCGATCGCGGTGCTCAACGGCCTTGGCCACGAAGCAGAACCTTGTCAGGTGATTGACGGGCCAGATTATCTGGCACCGACAGTGCGTCTAGAAGCGTTAGTGGAACTCCACGCCAGCCAAGCATGA
- the trhO gene encoding oxygen-dependent tRNA uridine(34) hydroxylase TrhO — protein MSLVLVLINFYRFVALSDCDRWQQRLQDRCAALGLRGTILLAPEGINASLVGDAEAIGQFLEELQQHPSFANLNLKTAVVTDWPFARLKVKVKPEIVTLGHPELNPAERTGTLVAPQDWNQLLEDPEIVLIDVRNRFEIALGSFPQAVDPQTDRFRDFPTFVQEQLLPQQPAKVAMFCTGGIRCEKASAYLLEQGIETVYQLEGGILNYLEAIAPEDNRWQGDCFVFDERIAVDRQLQTPQHHLCEVCGQPVVAATCSHCQDAAQADSSPR, from the coding sequence ATGAGTCTCGTTCTCGTTCTGATCAATTTCTACCGCTTTGTTGCTCTTTCAGACTGCGATCGCTGGCAACAGCGGTTGCAGGATCGCTGTGCAGCTCTCGGGCTGCGCGGCACAATTCTATTAGCCCCTGAGGGAATTAACGCGAGTTTAGTGGGCGATGCTGAAGCAATTGGTCAGTTCCTTGAAGAACTCCAACAGCATCCCTCCTTTGCCAATCTCAATCTCAAGACAGCGGTTGTCACTGACTGGCCCTTTGCCCGTCTCAAGGTCAAAGTAAAACCTGAGATTGTCACCTTGGGTCATCCTGAATTGAATCCAGCGGAGCGTACAGGGACACTTGTCGCTCCTCAAGACTGGAATCAGCTCTTGGAAGATCCTGAGATTGTCCTGATCGATGTGCGCAATCGTTTTGAAATTGCGCTTGGTAGTTTTCCGCAGGCGGTCGATCCACAGACCGATCGCTTCCGAGACTTTCCGACTTTTGTCCAAGAGCAGTTATTGCCCCAGCAGCCCGCAAAAGTCGCTATGTTTTGTACCGGCGGCATCCGCTGTGAGAAAGCCTCTGCCTATCTATTAGAGCAGGGCATCGAAACGGTTTACCAGCTGGAAGGCGGCATCCTCAACTATCTGGAAGCCATCGCGCCGGAAGACAATCGCTGGCAGGGCGATTGCTTTGTCTTTGATGAACGTATTGCTGTCGATCGCCAGCTCCAAACGCCACAGCATCACCTCTGCGAAGTCTGTGGTCAGCCTGTTGTTGCTGCCACTTGTTCACATTGCCAAGATGCTGCTCAGGCCGATTCCAGCCCGAGATAA
- a CDS encoding LabA-like NYN domain-containing protein — protein MAFRPSRLAIFIDGNNMFYAQQKNGWFFDPRRVLNYFANRPEIELVNAYWYTGLKDPQDQRGFRDALVSLGYTVRTKMLKEFHDESNGNRYFQRANLDIEIVIDMFNTVEQYDEIVLFSGDGDFERAIELLRAKKTHITVVSTDGMIARELRNATDRYIDLNDIRSFIEKTERPEPFVSAPVIAPA, from the coding sequence ATGGCGTTTCGCCCTAGTCGTTTGGCCATCTTTATTGATGGCAATAATATGTTCTATGCACAGCAGAAGAACGGTTGGTTCTTTGATCCCCGTAGAGTCCTGAACTATTTTGCAAATCGACCAGAAATTGAGCTAGTCAATGCCTATTGGTATACTGGTCTCAAGGATCCTCAGGATCAACGTGGATTTCGAGATGCACTGGTCAGCCTTGGCTATACCGTGCGCACGAAAATGCTCAAAGAATTCCACGATGAGTCGAATGGCAACCGCTATTTCCAGCGTGCCAATTTGGATATCGAAATTGTTATCGATATGTTCAATACAGTTGAACAATACGATGAGATTGTTCTCTTCAGTGGTGATGGTGACTTTGAACGCGCCATTGAGCTTTTGCGGGCCAAGAAGACGCACATCACCGTTGTCTCGACGGACGGCATGATTGCTCGCGAGCTGCGGAATGCCACCGATCGCTACATCGATCTCAATGACATTCGGAGTTTTATTGAAAAAACGGAGCGCCCGGAACCCTTCGTCAGTGCTCCTGTCATTGCACCGGCATGA
- the psbU gene encoding photosystem II complex extrinsic protein PsbU, translated as MKQLAQRLFSLALVLALVLGISVQSAQALSLQSPLLAVAEAEIRNAADDQRLEAGGKLDLNNIGVRAFQQFPGMYPYLASKIVLGGPYDSVDDVLKLDLSDRQRELFDKYRDNFTVTPPRDALNEGDDRINNGIYR; from the coding sequence ATGAAACAACTTGCACAGCGACTGTTCTCCTTGGCGCTTGTGCTGGCGCTTGTGCTGGGTATCTCCGTGCAATCTGCACAAGCACTGTCTCTCCAATCGCCCCTATTGGCGGTCGCCGAAGCGGAGATCCGCAATGCTGCTGATGATCAGCGCCTCGAAGCCGGCGGTAAGCTCGACCTAAACAACATTGGGGTTCGCGCATTCCAACAGTTCCCAGGAATGTATCCCTACCTCGCCAGCAAAATTGTTTTAGGCGGTCCCTACGACTCTGTCGATGACGTGCTGAAGCTCGATCTCAGCGATCGCCAACGGGAGCTGTTCGACAAGTACCGCGACAACTTCACCGTGACCCCGCCCCGTGATGCCCTCAACGAAGGGGATGACCGTATCAACAACGGCATCTATCGCTAG
- a CDS encoding GUN4 domain-containing protein, with product MASSLSSPGLDLEQLRQRLRSKSDRPRRQAITQLLSLGEPGHGVLKDYLQDCRDRGFDWVAGTIFRELLALQDEAIALYLAEAFPFGLLYLPSEKGIDYQPIQDALIEGDWQEADRLTTVKLCELAGTAAKARKWLYYTEVLNFPRLDLETIDKLWRVYSEDKFGFSVQRELWLSVDRVWEQLWPRIGWKQGNTWTRYPGAFTWSVEAPRGHLPLTNQLRGARVMAALLEHPAFADPKA from the coding sequence ATGGCTTCGTCTTTGTCTTCCCCCGGGCTCGATCTTGAACAGTTGCGTCAGCGGCTCCGCAGTAAAAGCGATCGCCCGCGACGTCAAGCCATCACCCAGTTGCTGAGCTTGGGTGAGCCCGGCCACGGAGTGCTCAAGGACTATCTACAAGATTGCCGCGATCGCGGCTTCGACTGGGTTGCCGGCACGATCTTCCGGGAGCTACTGGCCCTGCAAGATGAAGCGATCGCGCTTTACCTCGCGGAAGCCTTTCCCTTCGGATTGCTCTATCTCCCTTCTGAAAAAGGCATCGACTACCAGCCGATCCAAGACGCACTGATCGAAGGCGACTGGCAGGAAGCCGATCGCTTAACAACCGTCAAACTCTGTGAGCTGGCGGGGACGGCCGCCAAAGCCCGTAAGTGGCTCTACTACACGGAAGTGCTGAACTTCCCGCGGCTGGATCTGGAGACGATTGACAAACTCTGGCGCGTCTACTCCGAAGACAAGTTCGGCTTTTCAGTCCAGCGTGAATTGTGGCTGAGTGTCGATCGCGTCTGGGAGCAACTCTGGCCTCGTATCGGCTGGAAGCAAGGCAACACCTGGACGCGCTATCCCGGTGCCTTTACTTGGAGTGTGGAAGCACCCCGTGGGCATTTGCCGCTGACCAACCAATTGCGCGGGGCGCGGGTGATGGCGGCGCTCCTCGAACATCCGGCCTTTGCGGACCCGAAAGCCTAG
- the recJ gene encoding single-stranded-DNA-specific exonuclease RecJ encodes MTSLPAEAATLLPEQRWILAPANPNAAELAAELGLPPVLAQVLINRGLGAIAEARNYLQPEQQELPDPREEFEDLVESVLLLEEAIRQGDRIAICGDYDADGMTSTALLLRTFRHLGAKAEYAIPSRMQEGYGINERIVEEFAAAGVRVVLTVDNGIAAQKPIARARELGLTVIVTDHHDLPPELPPANAILNPKLLPEDSPYYGLAGVGVAYVLALCVAEQFERQAELIRPLLELYTLGTIADLAPLTGVNRRWLQRGLRLLPKSQLLGIQALMSAAGVEPSNRSLKPEDIGFKLGPRINAIGRIGDPQVVIELLTTEDRDRAQELAQICEATNRERQTLCTQITEEAIAIVEAEGFNNRQTAVLVLAQPDWHHGVIGIVASRLVERYGVPVFISTCEDDGHLRGSARGTPEFDVFAALEHCRDLLGRFGGHRAAGGFSLPAENLSAWRSRLQAFAVDCLPLDCRRPALNIDAELSLDQASLDLFEQQQQLQPFGIGNNEPLYWTQNVAVLEQRRIGQNQDHLKLTIGRGSRAISGLFWRWGDRELPSDRLDIAYYLRENFWNDRRELQLEIVGLRATQTASQPITFLYGDRTYQITATAENWYLTNSEGAVLRISNDRQQGFLQQPNQKPQPIDLQHPYLQALIQTAAKILSTSPIDSQLSLV; translated from the coding sequence TTGACCAGTCTACCGGCCGAAGCGGCGACCCTTTTGCCTGAACAACGCTGGATTTTGGCACCCGCTAACCCTAATGCAGCAGAGCTGGCAGCCGAACTCGGACTCCCGCCAGTACTGGCGCAGGTGCTGATCAATCGCGGGTTAGGAGCGATCGCGGAAGCCCGCAACTATCTACAGCCTGAACAGCAGGAATTGCCTGACCCCCGCGAGGAATTTGAAGATCTCGTGGAGAGCGTGCTCCTGCTAGAAGAAGCAATTCGGCAGGGCGATCGCATTGCCATTTGCGGCGACTACGATGCCGACGGCATGACCAGCACGGCTCTGTTGCTGCGGACGTTTCGCCATTTGGGCGCGAAGGCGGAGTATGCCATTCCTAGCCGAATGCAAGAAGGCTACGGCATTAACGAGCGGATTGTGGAGGAGTTTGCCGCTGCCGGTGTCCGCGTGGTGCTGACGGTGGATAACGGCATCGCTGCTCAAAAACCGATCGCCCGCGCTCGCGAGTTAGGGCTGACGGTAATCGTCACGGATCACCACGATTTGCCGCCGGAACTACCGCCTGCTAACGCCATCCTCAACCCCAAACTCCTGCCTGAAGACTCGCCTTACTACGGACTGGCAGGTGTGGGTGTTGCCTACGTTTTGGCGCTTTGTGTAGCGGAGCAATTTGAGCGTCAAGCCGAGCTGATTCGGCCACTGTTGGAGCTATATACCCTCGGCACGATCGCCGATCTCGCACCGTTGACGGGGGTGAATCGTCGCTGGTTGCAACGAGGACTGCGACTGCTGCCCAAGTCTCAACTGCTGGGAATTCAAGCCCTGATGAGTGCGGCGGGTGTAGAGCCGAGTAATCGTAGCCTCAAGCCCGAGGATATTGGCTTCAAATTAGGGCCGCGCATTAATGCGATCGGGCGGATTGGCGATCCACAAGTCGTGATTGAATTGCTGACGACTGAAGACCGCGATCGCGCTCAGGAATTAGCACAAATTTGCGAAGCAACGAATCGCGAACGGCAGACACTGTGTACACAGATCACCGAAGAGGCGATCGCGATCGTCGAAGCCGAAGGGTTTAATAATCGCCAGACGGCTGTGCTGGTGTTGGCACAACCCGATTGGCACCACGGCGTGATCGGAATTGTGGCATCACGTTTAGTCGAACGCTACGGCGTACCGGTGTTCATCTCCACCTGCGAAGATGATGGACATTTGCGCGGCTCAGCACGGGGTACGCCTGAGTTTGATGTTTTTGCCGCGCTGGAGCATTGCCGCGATCTACTCGGACGTTTTGGCGGTCACCGTGCAGCGGGTGGCTTTTCGCTACCGGCTGAAAATCTATCGGCTTGGCGATCGCGCTTACAAGCCTTTGCTGTAGATTGTTTGCCGCTCGATTGCCGCCGTCCAGCCTTAAATATCGACGCCGAGCTATCACTCGATCAGGCCAGCCTTGATCTGTTTGAGCAACAACAACAGCTCCAGCCCTTTGGGATTGGCAATAATGAGCCACTCTATTGGACACAAAATGTTGCGGTTTTAGAACAGCGTCGTATTGGTCAAAATCAAGACCATTTAAAGCTGACAATTGGTCGAGGCTCACGAGCAATCAGTGGTCTATTTTGGCGCTGGGGCGATCGCGAATTGCCAAGCGATCGTCTCGATATTGCCTACTACCTCCGCGAAAACTTTTGGAACGATCGCCGCGAACTTCAACTCGAAATTGTTGGTCTTCGGGCAACCCAAACTGCCAGTCAACCGATCACTTTCCTCTATGGCGATCGCACATATCAAATTACTGCCACAGCAGAGAATTGGTATCTCACGAACTCAGAGGGAGCTGTTCTTCGGATTTCAAACGATCGTCAACAAGGTTTTTTACAGCAGCCCAATCAAAAACCTCAACCCATTGACCTACAGCACCCCTATCTTCAGGCTTTGATTCAAACAGCGGCTAAAATCTTGTCGACTAGTCCTATCGATTCGCAGCTTTCTCTTGTCTAA
- a CDS encoding glycoside hydrolase family 57 protein: MSLGYLALVLHAHLPFVRHPESDYVLEEEWLYEAITETYVPLLLMFEGLLRDGVDFKLTMSMTPPLVSMLRDPLLQDRYSKHLDQLIELAEKEVDHHSQNGHLRYLADYYVQEFTRVRETWERCDRDLIQAFKPFLESNNLEIITCGATHGYLPLMQMYPQAVWAQIQVACQHYEENFGRPPKGIWLPECAYYEGLERMLADAGLRYFIMDGHGLLYARPRPRFGTYAPIFTETGVAAFGRDHESSQQVWSSEVGYPGAAEYREFYKDLGWEAEYEYIKPYIMPNGQRKNTGIKYHKITGRGLSLHEKALYDPYWAREKAAEHAENFMFNRQRQISHLSSMMGRPPIVLSPYDAELYGHWWYEGPWFLDYLFRKTWFDQNQFSMTHLADYLRQHPQQQVARPSQSSWGFKGFHEYWLNDTNAWIYPYLHKAAERMIELSRREPSDELEWRALNQAARELLLAQSSDWAFIMRTGTMVPYAVRRTRIHLQRFTKLYEDILAEKVDSGWLEKVAAIDNIFPSINYRVYRPLNA, translated from the coding sequence ATGAGCCTTGGATATCTTGCCCTAGTTCTGCACGCCCACTTGCCCTTCGTGCGGCATCCCGAAAGTGACTATGTCTTAGAAGAAGAGTGGCTCTACGAAGCCATTACCGAAACCTACGTGCCGCTGCTCTTGATGTTTGAAGGGCTGCTGCGAGATGGAGTTGATTTTAAGCTGACAATGAGCATGACGCCGCCTTTGGTGTCGATGCTACGGGATCCATTGCTGCAAGACCGCTACAGCAAACACCTCGATCAGTTGATCGAGTTGGCTGAGAAAGAAGTTGATCACCACAGCCAGAATGGTCACTTACGCTATCTGGCAGATTATTACGTTCAGGAATTTACGCGGGTTCGTGAAACTTGGGAGCGCTGCGATCGCGACCTAATACAAGCGTTTAAGCCTTTCCTCGAAAGCAATAACCTCGAAATCATTACCTGTGGAGCAACTCACGGTTATCTGCCCCTAATGCAGATGTATCCACAGGCCGTGTGGGCGCAAATCCAAGTAGCCTGCCAGCACTATGAAGAAAACTTTGGGCGTCCCCCCAAAGGGATCTGGCTGCCGGAATGTGCCTACTACGAAGGACTGGAGCGGATGCTGGCGGATGCTGGCCTTCGCTACTTCATCATGGATGGCCACGGGCTACTCTATGCCCGACCGCGGCCGCGCTTTGGCACCTATGCGCCGATCTTCACCGAGACAGGCGTGGCAGCGTTTGGCCGTGACCATGAGTCCTCACAGCAGGTTTGGTCATCGGAAGTTGGCTATCCGGGTGCAGCTGAATATCGCGAGTTCTACAAAGATCTCGGGTGGGAAGCGGAATACGAATACATTAAGCCCTACATCATGCCGAATGGGCAACGGAAAAATACGGGCATTAAGTATCACAAAATCACAGGTCGTGGCCTGAGTTTGCATGAGAAAGCGCTCTACGATCCCTACTGGGCACGGGAGAAAGCGGCTGAACATGCAGAGAATTTTATGTTCAACCGGCAGCGACAAATCTCTCACCTCAGTAGCATGATGGGTCGCCCACCCATTGTGCTGTCTCCCTACGATGCCGAACTCTATGGCCACTGGTGGTACGAAGGCCCCTGGTTCTTGGATTACCTCTTCCGCAAGACTTGGTTTGATCAAAATCAGTTCTCAATGACGCATTTGGCAGACTATTTGCGTCAGCATCCGCAACAGCAAGTTGCACGGCCTAGCCAGTCGAGCTGGGGCTTTAAGGGCTTCCATGAATACTGGCTCAACGACACCAATGCCTGGATCTATCCCTATCTGCATAAGGCAGCTGAGCGCATGATTGAGCTAAGCCGACGCGAGCCATCTGATGAGTTGGAATGGCGAGCTTTGAATCAAGCAGCACGGGAGTTACTGCTGGCACAATCATCAGACTGGGCCTTCATTATGCGTACAGGAACGATGGTGCCCTATGCAGTCCGCCGAACACGCATCCACCTACAGCGATTTACCAAACTCTACGAGGATATTCTGGCTGAAAAAGTCGACTCGGGGTGGCTAGAAAAAGTAGCCGCGATTGACAATATATTCCCATCTATTAACTATCGAGTCTATCGCCCTCTTAACGCCTAG